In Seriola aureovittata isolate HTS-2021-v1 ecotype China chromosome 24, ASM2101889v1, whole genome shotgun sequence, the following proteins share a genomic window:
- the tmem198b gene encoding transmembrane protein 198-B, with product MTTSLETLLAQSDQELSPERLDGCEDSAGRYKVVPSVVCSMCCLFGIIYCFFGYRCFKAVMFLTGLMFGSVVIFMLCYKERVLDTQLSVEASVGIGLGIGTLCGLVTMLVRSVGLFMVGLLLGLLVAVATLVGMEELSDSPPRSVWVPLGVLLGLGMLFAVLTLQWQRLFTTLSTAVFGAAVITVALDYFVELFALVLYMYERMKAAPGKPVCWLTWVVLGVWPALTLLGVMVQWKVTAEGYSHTKVIISRQQRRMQVMRIRQRDDRFRNKKKKKQQHGSSSHHHHQAKQLHAEPAYRRKPNPIRRYDTDVLSPSYIQSFRDRQVQAQPFPGRLVGGPHAVVDVGYDCGSTAPLAGAAGPSLRV from the exons ATGACGACCTCCCTGGAGACGCTGCTGGCCCAGTCCGACCAGGAGCTGAGCCCCGAGCGGCTGGACGGCTGCGAGGACTCGGCCGGCCGCTACAAGGTGGTTCCCTCCGTGGTGTGCTCCATGTGCTGCCTGTTCGGCATCATTTACTGCTTCTTTG GCTACCGCTGCTTCAAAGCGGTGATGTTCCTGACGGGCCTGATGTTCGGCTCCGTCGTCATCTTCATGCTCTGCTACAAGGAGCGCGTGCTGGACACCCAGCTGAGCGTGGAGGCCTCGGTGGGCATCGGCCTGGGCATCGGCACGCTCTGCGGCCTGGTCACCATGCTGGTTCGCAGCGTGGGCCTCTTTATGGTGGGCCTGCTGCTGGGCCTGCTGGTGGCCGTGGCCACCCTGGTGGGCATGGAGGAGCTTTCCGACAGCCCGCCGCGCTCCGTCTGGGTGCCCCTGGGCGTGCTGCTTGGCCTGGGCATGCTGTTCGCCGTGCTCACCCTGCAGTGGCAGCGGCTCTTCACCACGCTGTCCACGGCGGTGTTCGGCGCGGCCGTCATCACCGTGGCGTTGGACTACTTCGTGGAGCTCTTCGCCCTCGTGTTGTACATGTACGAGCGGATGAAAGCGGCGCCCGGCAAGCCTGTGTGTTGGCTGACGTGGGTGGTGCTGGGGGTGTGGCCTGCCCTCACCCTGCTGGGTGTCATGGTGCAGTGGAAAGTGACCGCGGAGGGATACTCCCACACCAAGG TGATCATCAGCcggcagcagaggaggatgcAGGTGATGCGGATCCGTCAGCGAGACGACCGCTTCCgcaacaagaagaagaagaagcagcagcatggctcctcctcccaccatcaccaccaggCCAAGCAGCTCCACGCAGAGCCCGCCTACCGCCGCAAGCCCAACCCCATCCGCCGCTACGACACCGACGTCCTGTCACCG AGCTACATCCAGAGCTTCAGAGACCGGCAGGTGCAGGCGCAGCCCTTCCCGGGGCGGCTGGTTGGAGGACCCCACGCCGTGGTGGATGTTGGATATGACTGCGGCTCCACGGCGCCCCTCGCTGGGGCAGCAGGACCTTCGCTACGGGTCTGA
- the desmb gene encoding desmin b — MAAYSSSSSYRRTFGHGTYASPTLNRTLLGHSAGGSSGGHVSSRVYEVTRKSTPAYRVSSGYYGGPITSSRASVARTYAGMGETLDFSLADALNQEFLTTRTNEKVELQHLNDRFASYIEKVRFLEQQNQALTVEVERLRGREPTRIADLYEEEMSELRRQVEILTNQRSRIDLERDNLADDLDKLKIRLQDEILQKEEAENNLAAFRADVDAATLARLDLERRIETLQEEIAFLKKIHEEEIRELQTQMQESQVQIQMDMSKPDLTAALRDIRAQYEGIAAKNISEAEDWYKSKVSDLNQAVSKNNEALKQARQETMEFRHQIQSYTCEIDSLKGNNESLMRQMREMEERHGREAGGFQDNIARLEAEIANMKDEMARHLREYQDLLNVKMALDVEIATYRKLLEGEESRIALPVQTYSTLSFRETSPEHQQRTSEMHSKKTVLIKTIETRDGEVVSESTQHQHDIM, encoded by the exons ATGGCCGCctacagctcctcctcctcctaccgCCGCACCTTCGGCCACGGCACCTACGCCTCTCCTACCCTCAACCGCACGCTGCTGGGCCACAGCGCCGGCGGCAGCAGCGGGGGCCATGTCAGCTCCAGGGTCTATGAGGTGACCCGCAAGTCGACCCCGGCTTACCGGGTCTCCTCCGGCTACTACGGGGGCCCGATAACGTCGTCGAGGGCCTCCGTCGCACGCACCTACGCCGGCATGGGCGAGACCCTGGACTTCAGCCTGGCCGACGCCCTCAACCAGGAGTTCCTGACCACGCGGACCAACGAGAAGGTCGAGCTGCAGCACCTGAACGACCGCTTCGCCAGCTACATCGAGAAGGTGCGCTTCCTGGAGCAGCAGAACCAGGCGCTGACGGTGGAGGTGGAGCGCCTGCGCGGACGCGAGCCGACGCGCATCGCCGACCTGTACGAGGAGGAGATGAGCGAGCTGAGGAGGCAGGTGGAGatcctgaccaatcagaggtCGCGCATTGATCTGGAGCGGGACAACCTCGCAGACGACCTGGACAAGCTCAAAATCAG ACTCCAGGACGAGATTCTCcagaaagaggaagcagagaacaACCTGGCTGCTTTCAGGGCG GACGTGGACGCCGCCACTCTGGCTCGTCTGGACCTGGAGAGACGCATCGAGACGCTGCAGGAGGAGATCGCCTTCCTGAAGAAGATCCACGAAGAg GAGATCCGTGAGCTGCAGACCCAGATGCAGGAGAGTCAGGTCCAGATCCAGATGGACATGTCCAAGCCAGACCTGACGGCGGCGCTGAGGGACATCAGAGCCCAGTACGAAGGCATCGCCGCCAAGAACATCTCGGAGGCCGAGGACTGGTATAAATccaag GTGTCCGACCTGAACCAGGCGGTGAGCAAGAACAACGAGGCACTGAAGCAGGCCCGGCAGGAGACCATGGAGTTCAGACACCAGATCCAGTCCTACACCTGCGAGATCGACTCACTCAAAGGCAAC AACGAGTCCCTGATGAGGCAGatgagggagatggaggagcgTCACGGACGCGAGGCCGGCGGTTTCCAGGACAACATCGCCCGGCTGGAGGCGGAGATCGCCAACATGAAGGACGAGATGGCGCGTCACCTCCGCGAATACCAGGACCTGCTCAACGTCAAGATGGCGCTGGACGTGGAGATCGCCACCTACAGGAAGCTgctggaaggagaggagagcag GATTGCCTTGCCTGTGCAGACCTACTCCACCCTGAGCTTCCGAG AGACCAGCCCTGAACACCAGCAGCGAACCTCTGAGATGCATTCAAAGAAAACCGTTCTCATCAAGACCATCGAGACCCGCGACGgagag GTCGTCAGCGAGTCGACGCAGCACCAGCATGACATCATGTAA